A single region of the Betta splendens chromosome 12, fBetSpl5.4, whole genome shotgun sequence genome encodes:
- the ppp1r26 gene encoding protein phosphatase 1 regulatory subunit 26, whose translation MYLMNVPPVAATQTEWRTCGPPGGYSLQCFNDSDTELSTAGTPISDKVQMIIESLRSTQSSLDMGDKIEGNMLSGQEGHPQVCRVAMGSYVGAKSKTKVSIENQQAAVSSPISHGSSDSDSDDSVDRGIEEAIREYLKEKDDHKRKAEPCSHFLQSSKIPRKSSPVPEVSNKASNKATEAFLITSSQFLKSVKVEAVAVPAGIPIKKYIKNKVSLDDNIARKMDCARSTATKSLSKEPAKSPSKSFSQLNKMKCPVSAKVEEDSNDSSSDDGIEEAIQRYQLEKRVQENRGDFNPHEFKEDSDSTSDDGIEEAIRCYQLEQLKEKTALKPFFHKQKPFSKSLVHAVGTSTENLMKRKLKKKKARTDQEIKRAPRSPVFMDKNICSAGNGLLSLKLDSFKEQSTPTPPKINTTAELMCAEAILDISKTVMPAAFHHDVGLSGCVPESFMQASPPLHCQDGESDDSSIDSEDGIEQEIRKFLEQKAQMHNQPPISAVTPERPRGNEPEKVKAKQVAAQKKRQRLSLSQRRRLKQENGGVSDVLHVDNSVKETIPRHFPRQRKDSSQVAFSQRNPTHPIVGLRKTEQSGDKSSSLDSDEDLDTAIRDLLKTKKKSKKKVKDLKRKSKKCLKEEPLVKNVLQTKKLKLDPVPKSSALKKTDKCHDDIKDKSAGMSWGNVCHSKQADENKVHGDETAMAKEGEDQETVLLHKDRPAPHTQDDSSSVDSDDSIEQEIRRFLAEKAKVSSEERSKDEDALRNGTVEVCTPLQEEGLKKENQLAEIPRESSNTPLSGKAPLMSHSQDRPLHSAQNYPDTSSAGAQSPPASIQSCSPVVLEPADGAGAARTDQRRPSPGKSDVPHATPHTERVQPVCSPNISHSRSESIKWRQSLGLPITDTKTLSRTPFHITSSKISETALANPLCQSRGVNLKSQAPASAWSSARTGRSPLPRPTETAAVNTPFRSSVLNLATARHPRTAFVQSLLPGHSSQGPAGAERASMVHIPKDKSVFVELESNRTNHVQVRSRERKEGKERADLSSEKKEVGSLRKNDKEVHLERTDEFVDEAECESGNRRNPETKQGFSTLSLSSAIDPGITFRPCIALTTAERSTMFNRSYRTQTCIKNQTVQQVKRKLQFVPVNRKGEASLFSREMHNV comes from the exons ATGTACTTGATGAATGTACCTCCTGTTGCAGCGACGCAAACAGAATGGAGAACGTGTGGCCCACCTGGAGGCTATAGCCTTCAATGCTTCAATGACTCTGACACCGAGCTGTCCACTGCAGGCACACCTATCTCAGATAAGGTCCAGATGATCATAGAGAGCCTAAGGAGCACCCAGTCCTCACTTGACATGGGCGACAAGATCGAGGGGAATATGCTATCGGGACAGGAAGGTCATCCCCAAGTCTGCAGAGTGGCAATGGGTTCTTATGTGGGAGCCAAGTCCAAAACGAAAGTTTCCATTGAAAATCAACAGGCAGCTGTTTCCTCCCCCATCAGCCATGGGAGCAGTGACTCGGACAGTGACGACTCTGTGGACAGAGGAATCGAGGAGGCAATACGGGAATACCTGAAGGAAAAAGATGATCACAAGCGCAAGGCAGAACCATGTTCCCATTTTCTCCAGTCTTCTAAAATTCCCCGAAAAAGCTCCCCTGTTCCTGAGGTCTCGAATAAGGCCTCGAATAAGGCCACTGAGGCATTTTTGATTACAAGCAGTCAGTTTCTCAAAAGTGTCAAAGTCGAGGCCGTCGCCGTACCAGCTGGTATACCTATAAAAAAGTATATCAAAAACAAGGTCTCCCTGGATGACAACATTGCTAGAAAAATGGATTGTGCTAGAAGTACCGCAACCAAAAGTTTGTCAAAAGAGCCAGCAAAGAGCCCGTCCAAATCATTCAGCCAGTTGAACAAAATGAAATGCCCTGTCTCTGCTAAAGTGGAGGAAGACTCCAACGATTCCAGCAGCGATGACGGCATTGAGGAGGCTATTCAAAGATACCAGCTGGAGAAAAGGGTGCAGGAGAACAGGGGGGATTTCAACCCGCATGAATTCAAAGAGGACTCTGACTCCACTAGTGATGATGGGATCGAAGAAGCTATTAGATGCTACCAGCTCGAGCAACTCAAAGAAAAGACTGCCCTGAAGCCATTTTTTCATAAGCAGAAGCCCTTCAGCAAGTCATTAGTGCATGCTGTTGGTACAAGCACAGAAAACCTGATGAAACGcaaactgaagaagaaaaaggccaGGACAGACCAAGAAATAAAGCGTGCCCCTCGTTCACCTGTTTTCATGGACAAGAACATATGTTCAGCAGGAAATGGACTGCTTTCATTGAAATTAGACAGTTTTAAGGAGCAATCTACCCCTACTCCACCAAAGATCAATACAACTGCTGAGCTCATGTGTGCTGAGgcaatactggacatttcaaaAACCGTTATGCCCGCAGCCTTCCATCATGATGTTGGCCTTAGCGGCTGTGTCCCTGAATCTTTCATGCAGGCGTCACCTCCTCTTCACTGCCAGGATGGAGAAAGCGATGACAGTTCCATTGATAGCGAAGATGGGATTGAGCAAGAAATCAGGAAGTTTCTTGAGCAGAAGGCCCAAATGCACAACCAGCCTCCCATCTCTGCGGTGACTCCAGAAAGGCCACGTGGAAATGAACCCGAGAAGGTGAAAGCGAAACAAGTTGCAGCTCAAAAGAAACGTCAAAGACTGTCGTTGTCACAGAGAAGAAGGCTCAAGCAGGAAAACGGCGGTGTTTCCGACGTGTTACATGTGGACAACAGCGTTAAGGAAACTATCCCCAGACATTTTCCGAGGCAAAGAAAGGATTCTAGCCAGGTGGCGTTTTCCCAGAGGAACCCAACACATCCAATAGTTGGATTACGCAAGACCGAGCAAAGTGGAGACAAAAGCAGCTCGCTTGACAGTGATGAGGACCTGGACACCGCCATAAGAGACCTgctcaaaacaaaaaagaagtcAAAGAAAAAGGTGAAGGACTTGAAACGCAAATCAAAGAAGTGCCTAAAAGAAGAACCActtgtaaaaaatgttttacaaaccAAAAAGTTGAAGCTTGATCCTGTGCCCAAAAGTAGTGCtttgaaaaaaacagacaaatgccaTGATgacataaaagacaaatctgctGGGATGAGTTGGGGAAATGTTTGCCACAGTAAACAAGCTGATGAGAATAAAGTGCACGGGGATGAAACCGCGATGGCGAAAGAGGGCGAGGATCAAGAAACCGTGCTGCTGCACAAGGATCGGCCTGCTCCTCACACGCAGGATGACAGCAGCTCAGTAGACAGTGACGACAGCATTGAGCAAGAGATCCGAAGGTTTCTGGCTGAAAAGGCCAAAGTTTCCTCCGAAGAGAGGAGTAAAGATGAAGACGCGTTGAGAAACGGCACCGTCGAGGTTTGCACCCCGCTCCAGGAGGAAGGGCTTAAAAAGGAAAATCAGCTGGCTGAAATTCCAAGAGAAAGTAGCAACACTCCCCTCTCTGGAAAAGCTCCTCTGATGAGTCATTCTCAAGATCGACCGCTGCATTCGGCACAGAATTACCCAGACACTTCTAGCGCCGGGGCACAGTCGCCTCCTGCTTCCATCCAGTCCTGCAGTCCCGTTGTTTTGGAGCCAGCCGACGGCGCGGGGGCCGCTAGAACCGACCAGCGGAGGCCTAGCCCTGGGAAGAGTGATGTCCCCCACGCCACCCCCCACACGGAAAGAGTTCAACCAGTTTGCAGTCCCAATATTTCTCATTCTCGCTCCGAGTCGATCAAGTGGCGGCAGAGCCTGGGACTCCCCATTACTGACACCAAGACTCTCAGTCGGACTCCTTTCCACATCACCTCGTCTAAAATAAGCGAGACTGCGTTAGCAAATCCACTGTGTCAAAGCAGGGGCGTCAACCTCAAGTCGCAGGCCCCAGCCTCTGCCTGGTCATCTGCAAGGACTGGCAGATCGCCGCTCCCCCGCCCCACAGAGACGGCCGCTGTAAATACACCGTTCAGATCCTCTGTGTTGAATTTAGCTACTGCCAGGCACCCGAGGACGGCCTTTGTACAGAGCCTGCTGCCCGGCCACAGTTCCCAGGGCCCCGCTGGAGCAGAGCGGGCGAGCATGGTGCATATACCCAAGGACAAGAGTGTGTTTGTAGAGTTGGAATCGAATAGGACCAACCATGTCCAGGTTCGGAGcagggaaaggaaggaaggaaaggagagagcgGACTTGTCAAGTGAGAAAAAAGAAGTAGGGAGCTTGAGGAAGAATGATAAAGAAGTGCATCTAGAAAGAACAGACGAGTTTGTAGATGAGGCAGAGTGTGAGTCAGGCAACAGGAGAAATCCAGAGACAAAGCAGGGCTTTTCCACATT GTCTTTGTCCAGTGCCATTGACCCCGGCATCACTTTCAGACCTTGCATAGCTCTTACCACCGCAGAGAGGAGCACCATGTTCAACAGGAGCTACCGGACCCAAACATGCATcaag AATCAGACTGTGCAACAAGTCAAAaggaagctgcagtttgttccaGTGAACAG aaaAGGTGAAGCTTCACTGTTTTCCAGAGAGATGCACAATGTTTGA
- the LOC114867152 gene encoding torsin-1A-like isoform X1 codes for MKPNRRHVLLLWMLLSSGVSEAIEPISTTIAVGMAATLTAFLASYQNIFYYFHECCRPEWISFNKTGLETDLENKLFGQHIASRIILKAVSGFMGNENPKKPLVLSLHGWTGTGKNFVSKLIAENIYKEGMDSSFVHVFTSTLHFPHPSQYLTYKSQLQQWIKGNVSNCERSMFIFDEMDKMHPGLIDSIKPYLDYYDKLDGVSYRKSIFIFLSNAGGDRIIQTALDFWNAGRNRNEIELKDLETLISLSVFNDNQSGFFHTSLIDKNLVDFFVPFLPLEYQHVVQCALSEMKVRGHEPDFEVAHKVAKDLVYFPKSERAFSVKGCKTIESKLDYYT; via the exons ATGAAACCCAACAGGCGGcacgtcctgctgctgtggatgctgctcAGCTCCGGCGTGTCCGAGGCTATTGAGCCCATCAGCACAACCATCGCTGTGGGCATGGCTGCCACTCTGACAGCTTTCTTAGCTAGCTACCAGAACATTTTCTACTATTTCCACGAGTGCTGTCGACCCGAGTGGATTTCCTTTAATAAAACTG GTCTGGAGACCGACCTGGAAAACAAGCTGTTCGGGCAGCACATTGCATCGCGTATTATCCTAAAAGCTGTAAGTGGATTCATGGGCAATGAAAACCCAAAGAAGCCCCTGGTGCTGTCTCTTCACGGCTGGACTGGCACAGGGAAGAACTTTGTTAGTAAACTGATTGCTGAAAACATCTACAAGGAGGGAATGGACAGCAGCTTTGTTCATGTTTTCACATCTACACTTCACTTTCCTCATCCCAGTCAGTACCTGACCTACAAG TCTCAGCTACAGCAGTGGATCAAGGGCAATGTCAGCAATTGTGAACGCTCCATGTTTATCTTCGATGAGATGGACAAGATGCATCCCGGCTTGATTGACAGTATTAAGCCATACCTGGATTACTATGACAAGCTGGATGGAGTTTCATATAGGAAatccatcttcatcttcctcag CAATGCTGGCGGTGACAGGATCATACAAACCGCTTTAGATTTCTGGAATGCAGGACGAAATCGGAACGAAATTGAGCTCAAAGACCTGGAAACACTCATATCTCTATCAGTTTTTAATGACAACCAAA GTGGCTTCTTTCATACAAGTTTGATCGACAAGAACCTGGTGGATTTCTTTGTCCCATTCCTGCCTTTGGAGTACCAACACGTTGTTCAGTGTGCCCTGTCTGAGATGAAAGTCAGAGGACATGAGCCTGATTTTGAAGTGGCACACAAGGTGGCCAAAGACTTAGTGTATTTTCCTAAATCTGAAAGAGCGTTCTCTGTCAAGGGCTGCAAGACAATAGAGAGCAAACTGGACTACTACACATAA
- the LOC114867361 gene encoding torsin-1A-like, with protein sequence MKARHIYLLLYLFVTTSVDSFNLFSYVYERCDSNWISFNAKGLQNDLDTRLFGQEIAALLIMKAVSRFMANDNPKKPLVLSLHGPSGTGKNFVTELIAKNIYKKGMESDFVNLFVASNHFTHSNKMETYKSQLKQWIHGNVTQCERSMFIFDNMDKMHPGLIDAIVPFLNYYNKIDGVSFRKVIFIFISNAGAQIITQTALELWKNGQDRTEIKLKDVEKYISESVFNNNSSGFWHSRLIEENLVDYFVPFLPLEYEHVVQCLMALMKANGLPQKRNVARRIARDQIYFPKFERVFSLKGCKGLHNRFCDDV encoded by the exons ATGAAAGCAAGacatatttatttgttattgtaCCTTTTTGTTACAACCAGTGTAGATTCATTTAATCTATTCAGCTACGTTTATGAAAGATGTGACTCAAACTGGATATCATTCAATGCCAAAG GTCTCCAAAATGATCTGGACACTAGACTATTTGGGCAGGAAATAGCGGCACTCCTCATCATGAAAGCTGTGAGTAGATTCATGGCAAACGACAACCCCAAAAAGCCCCTGGTTCTTTCTCTGCATGGTCCATCAGGCACAGGAAAGAACTTTGTTACTGAGCTTATTGCAAAAAACATCTATAAGAAAGGAATGGAGAGCGACTTTGTTAATCTTTTCGTAGCCTCAAATCACTTCACACACTCAAATAAAATGGAGACATACAAG tCACAGCTAAAGCAGTGGATTCACGGCAATGTCACTCAGTGTGAACGCTCAATGTTCATCTTTGATAATATGGACAAAATGCATCCTGGCTTAATTGATGCCATCGTtccatttttaaattattacaaCAAGATAGATGGGGTTTCTTTTCGGAAGGTCATCTTCATTTTCATTAG TAATGCTGGGGCGCAGATAATTACACAGACAGCTCTGGAGTTATGGAAAAACGGCCAAGATCGAACAGAGATCAAACTAAAAGATGTGGAAAAATATATTTCTGAATCTGTGTTCAACAACAACTCAA GTGGTTTTTGGCACTCACGCCTAATTGAAGAGAACTTGGTGGACTACTTTGTCCCGTTTCTGCCTCTAGAGTATGAGCACGTTGTCCAGTGTCTCATGGCCCTGATGAAAGCAAATGGACTGCCACAAAAACGGAATGTGGCACGGAGGATAGCCAGAGATCAGATTTATTTTCCTAAATTTGAGCGAGTTTTTTCTCTAAAAGGCTGCAAAGGGTTACACAACAGGTTTTGTGATGATGTTTGA
- the LOC114867154 gene encoding torsin-1A-like has product MKARHIYLLLCLFVTTSVDSFNPLSYFYERCDSNWISFNAKGLQKDLDTRLFGQHIAKPLILKTVSGFMANDEPKKPLVLSLHGPSGTGKNFVTNLIARNIYKKGMDSSFVHLFIASFHFPHSSKIETYKSWLKQQIQGNVTQCERSMFIFDEMDQMHPGLIDVILPFLNYYNKIDGVSYRKAIFIFLSTDGAQIITRTALEFQKKGQNRNEIELKDLEKDISESVFNKNSKYQHVVQCLMALMEAKGLPQKQDVAERIARDMIYYPTFERIFSSTGCKTMNNRLLNVAI; this is encoded by the exons ATGAAAGCAAGacatatttatttgttattgtgCCTTTTTGTTACAACCAGTGTAGATTCATTTAATCCACTCAGCTACTTTTATGAAAGATGTGACTCAAACTGGATATCATTCAATGCCAAAG GTCTCCAAAAGGATCTGGACACTAGACTATTTGGGCAGCACATAGCAAAACCCCTCATCCTGAAAACTGTGAGTGGATTCATGGCAAACGACGAACCCAAAAAGCCACTGGTTCTGTCTCTGCACGGTCCATCAGGCACAGGGAAGAACTTTGTTACTAACTTAATTGCAAGAAACATTTATAAGAAAGGAATGGAcagcagctttgttcatcttttTATAGCCTCATTTCACTTCCCTCACTCAAGTAAAATTGAGACATACAAG tCTTGGTTAAAGCAGCAGATTCAAGGCAATGTCACCCAGTGTGAACGCTCAATGTTTATCTTTGATGAGATGGACCAGATGCATCCTGGCTTAATTGATGTCATTCTTCCATTTCTAAACTATTACAACAAGATAGATGGGGTTTCTTATCGGAAggccatcttcatcttccttaG TACTGATGGGGCGCAGATAATTACACGAACAGCTCTGGAATTTCAAAAAAAAGGCCAAAATCGCAACGAGATTGAACTGAAAGACTTGGAAAAAGACATTTCTGAATCAGTGTTTAACAAGAACTCAA AGTATCAGCACGTTGTCCAGTGTCTCATGGCCCTGATGGAAGCAAAGGGACTGCCCcaaaaacaggatgtggcaGAGAGGATAGCCAGAGATATGATTTATTATCCCACATTTGAGCGAATTTTCTCCTCAACAGGCTGCAAGACGATGAATAACAGGTTGCTTAATGTTGCCATTTGA
- the nsa2 gene encoding ribosome biogenesis protein NSA2 homolog, with product MPQNEHIELHRKRHGYRLDYHERKRKKESREAHERSQKARKLIGLKAKLYHKQRHAEKIQMKKTIKMHEERKTKQKDEKTPEGAVPAYLLDREGQSRAKVLSNMIKQKRKEKAGKWEVPLPKVRAQGETEVLKVIKTGKRQKKAWKRMVTKVCYVGEGFTRKPPKYERFIRPMGLRFKKAHVTHPELKATFCLPILGVKKNPSSPLYTSLGVITKGTVVEVNVSELGLVTQGGKVVWGKYAQVTNNPENDGCINAVLLV from the exons ATG CCTCAGAACGAGCATATTGAGTTACACCGTAAGCGCCATGGCTACCGCCTGGATTATCAtgaaaggaagagaaagaaggaaagtcGTGAGGCTCACGAGCGCTCACAGAAAGCCAGGAAGCTGATCGGTTTGAAAGCTAAACTGTACCACAAACAGAGACATGCAGAGAAGATCCAGATGAAGAAGAC catcaAAATGCATGAAGAGAGGAAAACCAAGCAAAAGGATGAAAAAACACCAGAGGGAGCAGTGCCAGCCTACCTGCTGGACAGAGAAGGGCAATCTCGTGCTAAGGTTCTGTCCAATATGATCAAAcagaagaggaaagagaaagCT GGTAAATGGGAGGTTCCACTGCCAAAGGTGCGTGCCCAGGGAGAGACAGAAGTGCTTAAAGTAATCAAAACTggaaagagacaaaagaaaGCCTGGAAAAGAATGGTCACAAAAGTCTGCTATGTTGGCGAAGGCTTTACGCGTAAACCTCCAAAATATGAGCGTTTCATCAGACCCATG GGTTTACGTTTTAAGAAGGCTCATGTCACACATCCAGAGCTGAAGGCCACATTTTGCCTTCCCATTCTTGGAGTAAAGAAAAACCCTTCCTCACCTCTCTATACTTCCCTGGGAGTCATCACAAAAGGAACAGTGGTAGAAGTCAATGTCAGTGAGCTGGGACTGGTCACTCAGGGAGGAAAGGTTGTCTGGG GTAAATATGCCCAGGTGACAAATAACCCAGAAAACGATGGCTGCATCAACGCTGTTCTGTTGGTATAA
- the LOC114867152 gene encoding torsin-1A-like isoform X2 → MKTSHLYLFLHVLLAGGVSVRAFDPVTTTVAIGVGATLGRMILNYFRESCDSKWIAFNLTGLETDLENKLFGQHIASRIILKAVSGFMGNENPKKPLVLSLHGWTGTGKNFVSKLIAENIYKEGMDSSFVHVFTSTLHFPHPSQYLTYKSQLQQWIKGNVSNCERSMFIFDEMDKMHPGLIDSIKPYLDYYDKLDGVSYRKSIFIFLSNAGGDRIIQTALDFWNAGRNRNEIELKDLETLISLSVFNDNQSGFFHTSLIDKNLVDFFVPFLPLEYQHVVQCALSEMKVRGHEPDFEVAHKVAKDLVYFPKSERAFSVKGCKTIESKLDYYT, encoded by the exons ATGAAAACGTCGCATCTATATTTGTTTTTGCACGTGCTTTTGGCAGGCGGCGTTTCGGTGCGCGCGTTTGATCCCGTCACAACAACAGTGGCTATAGGTGTCGGCGCTACCCTCGGACGTATGATCCTCAATTATTTTCGTGAAAGCTGCGATTCGAAATGGATTGCGTTCAATTTAACTG GTCTGGAGACCGACCTGGAAAACAAGCTGTTCGGGCAGCACATTGCATCGCGTATTATCCTAAAAGCTGTAAGTGGATTCATGGGCAATGAAAACCCAAAGAAGCCCCTGGTGCTGTCTCTTCACGGCTGGACTGGCACAGGGAAGAACTTTGTTAGTAAACTGATTGCTGAAAACATCTACAAGGAGGGAATGGACAGCAGCTTTGTTCATGTTTTCACATCTACACTTCACTTTCCTCATCCCAGTCAGTACCTGACCTACAAG TCTCAGCTACAGCAGTGGATCAAGGGCAATGTCAGCAATTGTGAACGCTCCATGTTTATCTTCGATGAGATGGACAAGATGCATCCCGGCTTGATTGACAGTATTAAGCCATACCTGGATTACTATGACAAGCTGGATGGAGTTTCATATAGGAAatccatcttcatcttcctcag CAATGCTGGCGGTGACAGGATCATACAAACCGCTTTAGATTTCTGGAATGCAGGACGAAATCGGAACGAAATTGAGCTCAAAGACCTGGAAACACTCATATCTCTATCAGTTTTTAATGACAACCAAA GTGGCTTCTTTCATACAAGTTTGATCGACAAGAACCTGGTGGATTTCTTTGTCCCATTCCTGCCTTTGGAGTACCAACACGTTGTTCAGTGTGCCCTGTCTGAGATGAAAGTCAGAGGACATGAGCCTGATTTTGAAGTGGCACACAAGGTGGCCAAAGACTTAGTGTATTTTCCTAAATCTGAAAGAGCGTTCTCTGTCAAGGGCTGCAAGACAATAGAGAGCAAACTGGACTACTACACATAA
- the LOC114867360 gene encoding LOW QUALITY PROTEIN: torsin-1A-like (The sequence of the model RefSeq protein was modified relative to this genomic sequence to represent the inferred CDS: deleted 1 base in 1 codon; substituted 1 base at 1 genomic stop codon), with the protein MKARHIYLLLHLFVTTSVHSFNLCSYFYESCDSNWISFNATALQNDLDTRLFGQHIAAPLILKTVSGLMENEDPKKPLVLSLHGPTGTGKNFVTDLIARNIYYKGMQSSFVHLFISLNHFPDSGEIETYKSQLKQWIQDNVTQCERSMFIFDEMDKMHPGLIDVILPFLNCXNKIDGVSYRKVIFIFINNAGAEIITQTALEFWKKGQDRTEIKLKDVEKEVSESVFKNTTGGFWNSHLIEVKLMDYFVPFLPLEYEHVVQCFMALMQANGQSQKQDVAERIARDEIYFPKFERIFSLKGCKGLHNRFCDDI; encoded by the exons ATGAAAGCAAGacatatttatttgttattgcaCCTTTTTGTCACAACCAGCGTACATTCATTTAATCTATGCAGCTACTTTTATGAAAGCTGTGACTCAAACTGGATATCATTCAATGCAACAG CTCTCCAAAACGATCTGGACACTAGACTTTTTGGGCAGCACATAGCAGCACCCCTCATCCTGAAAACTGTAAGTGGATTGATGGAAAACGAGGACCCCAAGAAGCCCCTGGTTCTGTCTCTGCACGGTCCGACAGGCACAGGAAAGAACTTTGTTACTGACCTTATTGCAAGAAACATCTATTATAAAGGAATGCAaagcagctttgttcatcttttCATCTCCTTAAATCACTTCCCTGACTCAGGTGAAATTGAGACATACAAG TCACAGCTTAAGCAGTGGATCCAAGACAATGTCACCCAGTGTGAACGCTCAATGTTTATCTTTGATGAGATGGACAAGATGCATCCTGGCTTAATTGATGTC ATTCTTCCATTTTTAAATTGTTAGAACAAGATAGATGGGGTTTCTTATCGGAAGGTCATCTTCATTTTCATCAA TAATGCTGGGGCAGAGATAATTACACAGACAGCTCTGGAGTTTTGGAAAAAAGGCCAAGATCGAACAGAGATCAAACTAAAAGATGTGGAAAAAGAGGTTTCTGAATCAGTGTTTAAAAACACCACAG gtgGTTTCTGGAATTCACACCTGATTGAAGTGAAGTTGATGGACTACTTTGTCCCATTTCTGCCTCTAGAGTATGAGCACGTTGTCCAGTGTTTCATGGCCCTGATGCAAGCAAACGGACAGTCacaaaaacaggatgtggcaGAGAGGATAGCCAGAGATGAGATTTATTTTCCCAAATTTGAGCGAATCTTTTCTCTAAAAGGCTGCAAAGGGTTACACAACAGGTTTTGTGATGATATTTAA